Genomic DNA from Schistosoma haematobium chromosome 1, whole genome shotgun sequence:
TCCTTCTTAGTGTAGGtcgaattctattgatcaaACTGCAACGTAGCCACTAGGCTAGGTGGCGCGACATCGCATGCTCTATGTTGTGAAGCcaagtgacacgggatcgaatccatcaagaagcatcagttccctcaagattacatgtATGCCTTGCTGAAACGGGTTCTAAATAACAAAAAACCTaagtccagggtttcttgttgactacctccaaccaccacatAATGTATATCTTAATCAAAGTAAAGTtttgttaaatgaaatttaGTCCTGAACTTTTTCAACAAGCAAACATAGTTCTTCGAATCAACTTACCCTGTGCGTGCAAAGTTAGCCCAATACGTCATCATAATATCACTGAGTTGACGTTCTTCATCAGTGAATCGATAAAAGCTAGCTTGAAACTGAGGACTAAATGGAATACCAAAAACATATTCAATTTCATAACCATGCATTGTACCAGTCCATTTAGGCATTGGTAATGAAAGTGTTCTATGTtgaaattcataaaaatatacAGGAAGCGTATGAGCACGACGTCGACCTGGTATACGATAATCATTAGTTACTGCAGTTGCCATATTGATCGTAGGACATTTGAAACTTCTATCACTACTGATTTCTTCTAGTCTTTCAGTCCAACTTTCAAGTGTAGGCTATGAGGAagataaattatgaaataaaattaaacagaTCTCAATTTAAACAAGTCTCATGATTTTACTGCCtcacaataaatatatttatcatcatCAGACGGATGTTTTTGtagaaattttagtaattttatagttgaattcacgagtcaattgaagctagtccaccatgaaaaaccagggagcattggatggccgtttcgttctagtgcgggactcctcagcagtgctcatccacgatctcgatCCTccagatttgaacccaggacctatcggtctcgcacgcgaaagcttaacctctagTCCACTAATCTGGCATCAAATgatgctaatgtctaacttcaaccaatgaaGAACAACATGAGTGAAATTGCTATAAATGTCGTTTGAATTCTCAACAAAAATTACTTCCCAGATACATAATTATGTAATGGACTTTGATCCAATCCATTCAAATGAGAGTTGATGAAACTATGCTAGTGTCCAAAACAAATAAAGATTAAAGAAATTCAAACGTTCCAGTTCAAGGTTAGAAGTAGACTGCTTCAACTCCATAAGCTACATAACTTTAATCTAACACTGAAAGTTATAAACAGTGAGCACAATAGACTGTTAACTTGGTCTTATAAATCAAGCGAATGAAATACCACCTACTTATTATTCTCAGAAACGTCTTGTGttcatattatagtaatttaatagttgagttcatgagtcaattgaatttcagtttcgtggattggttgaagttggacagaAACaacgttgaatgccggctcagtggtctagcatTTAAGccttcgcacgcgagaccgataggtcctaggttcaaatctggcgaggtgggatcgtggatgcgcattgctgaggagtcccacaacataacgaaatggccgtccaatgcttccaggttttccatggtgatttaacttcaaatgactcaactattaaaattaagaaTAACATGAGTTGAGATCAGTTAGTTTAAAAGTAAATAAGGTTATGCCTTCAAAGAAAGTGATGAGATTGAAGTAAAATATAGAGAGTGTGAACAGAAGAGAATTACAAAACCAATGTAATAAACTGACGAGGAAGTCTATATGGTAAGGATAGATTtgtaactgtttctttttggaCATATAAGTTCACCGTAAGTCGTTTGACGGCTATGGCTTCGGAGAATTTAAGAAGAACGGAATTCGAATGTCGATTGGTGGTTCTGTCTGTCAACCAGATATCCTGTGTACAGAGATGTTTCGCGATAGCACTGTTTAAGAGCCCTGAATTCCATTGACCTGAGACCTTTTTGGGATATGTTCTTGAAATCAAACGTGGGCCCTTCCTACTGTTCTATCAATGTAACTGGtttggcaggtacatgtaaGTTTGTAAACACAATTAGCGGTAACATGGAAGGGGCACCTATCAATCTTTGTTCGGAGTACAGAACATATTGTTTTATACAAGATAATCAGCTTGGCTACAGGGTAAGTTCTGGTCAGTGTGTGAATGATATTACGACCAGTCGAGGGCTCAGATGTTGTACTAATGCACACATTCAATTATATTACTAGAATAAAGTCCACTTTATGCAACAATTTTGGGTCAAGGCTAATAGATATAACGAAGACTTAACTGACTAAACAGATAGACGAACCACGAGTATACACAGGGAGCTATTGGAGAAGAAAATTATTAATTACTCTAACTATAATGATTTAAGACCTCGTAGATCTCATTTATTACATACGTATGGCCtaccaaagattcatagacatAATCGTGTTCATAATCGTTCATAATGGCTCAGATACATCCAATCTTTGTCCTTTCTCAAATTCGGAGCCAATGAATCCCTCAAAATGTCCTTttttcgtgttttaattttactaatttatattttcttaccGAATCGTAACTTTTAGACCTCGTCTTTCCACTGTTACCACCTCAACAATTCTGGGATTTGTCCTGACTTTTTCATCTTTCTGTGCTGATGGGGTATGGCAAATTGAACTGATGTGCATACTTAACAGGTTTTACGACTTGTCTGACTGATCCGATTAAGGAATCTGAAATTTTCCATTTACTCGCCTTGACTCCTAGAACGGAATCACGCTATCTAATAAAGACACTGTATTTTTTCATTTCGAATTGTGATTATTAGTTAGGATATAGAAAATTGGTATCCATAATCGGAATGGtgaaatagtagtaataattttaaaatgatataaatataacaCCACAGAGCTATtccatcagttgaaacgaaaaGCTTGTATATTTAACAAAGCGATATAGAAATAACTGTGGTTTCTCAAAATAACACTGAAATTCAGATAAACGTAggtgattttttaaatttagaatTTCAAGAACACAAAACTATCTTGACTATGAGGTCGACCAGAGCCATCAAACGGATACTGCCTATCCCATGCACAAACAAATGGGGAGGGTCGGGCATGGGATTAGCAAACACATTACATAGAAAACCTTGTCAAGAAACGCTGACCAGAAAAAAGTCATTCGAAACATTTAAACTATGCCCTCTGTGTAAAAGTATCTTGATGCAGAAGAGTTATGGCTCCTAATGGTGAGAGCCGAAATCCTTCAGAATTCACGGGGCCGATGAGATGTACAGACAacgtgggagaccgggaggagCAATCAAATTGTTATGGCAACGAAGAGATGCAATTTGACGGTGCTCGAAATCAGTGAAATCCATTGGATCCAATCTAGGCAGAAAAGATTAAGTTCCGGCTAGGTGCTGTTGTACTCTGATATTGAAGAAGAACACGCTTCGTAACCATAAGAAGTTGCGTGAAAGCTATTTAAAGAAGAACGGAAAGCGATTATAGGATGGGGATCCCATAAATTATTAAGACTACCACATCTCAGGCAAAGCaaggaatacaatgaacagcttggatgcaactaaCTGATTTAGACTTCACAGATAATATAGTTCttttatcccatacacaccaacaaatgtgggtcaagacaaccagtgtagcagcaaaaTCCTCTAtatcagtaagcctcaacatacaacGGGGTCAAATCAACCTCTTCAAATGCAACAGCTACACaattacacttgatggagaaactctgaaaCAGCTGGAAACTTTCGGTACATGACATGGTCAGCATCAtctatgaacaaggaggttGTGATTCAGAtttaaaggcaaggattggcgaAGTAAGGACGACATTCCTGCAGTCGAACAATACATGGAACTTACAACAACTGTCAACCCATATCAAAATCACGATGTTCAACACGAACGTcgagatagttctactgtagcAAGCTGAAACttcaacaactactactacattcaTCAAAAAGGCatatgtatttataaacaattctctacgcaagatactcaatgtctgttggtcggataccatcagcaacagctcactgtgggaaagaacaaaccattttccagctgaagagggaattaggaaaagtTGTTGGAAGTGGATACGACATACATTAGGGTAACCATTAAACtgtatcacgaagcaagccaTAGTTTGAAATCCTGAAGGTTAACTGAaatgaggaagaccaaatagcactgtgtcgagaattggaaTTAGACATCAAAGggatgagtagcaactggaaacaactggaaaggattttccaGGACAACGTTTGATGAAGAATCCTGGTGGACGGGCTTTGTTTCCACACGGAagtaacaggtgtaaataagtaatgaaatgaaattgaaatCTAGTTGAACTGacattacattttttaaaaaaattttcaacTAGTAATCtttaattgattaaaatattttacgaGATGATGTAAACGATTTGTAGCTCAAATGGAGACGATGACATAATGacattgttcagaagaacgatgaaagctcctcGACCAAATTATCCAGCTCAGATAAGAAAGCTTCATGAAAATATAATCACTCTACATATTGATAATATAACTTACCAATTGTTGATATGTTTGATATTCAAAATCTGTATAACGTATTAATGGTTCTGTAAATTCTGGtcgatcatcatcatcaagatCTAGAACTTGTCGAAGACATCTTAAATAATCCATACGATTTGTAATTGGTAAATCAGTTAAATTTTTCATCCATTTTGAATTAGATACAAATgcgtataataaaaaataactaccttcatttttattaataCCAAACATTAAAGCACCGGATGGTTTAAGATATTTTAATTGACGAAATGATTGACTATTCTCAtatggaaaaaaattattatctaaTACAGGTGGAAATGGTACAGAGAAATAACTAGCTGGATCATACATTGTATCATGTGCATCTAATATTTCTGTAATTGATTTTGATCGTAAACATTTAATTTGATCCATTGATGATCGATATCCACAGCCAAGAATTTTTGCAAGCCTATAATAATatttagagaaaaaaacaaactgtttgtatacatttacatgtatctgctaAAGCAATTACATGGATAGaatagaaaggagagcctaagTCCAATTCGAAGAAgatattccgaaaagtttaagatCAAATAGATTAAAAGTATTCAGGAGTTTCGTTgtaagacatctccttgacataGGACATGAAGTCGATACACTAAAGTCTTTCAAGAcgattaataaacaatcaaactctAATCTTTTGAAATTCGCCGAAGTGATCACAGTCAAATGTCtgaaaccagatctatgtatctaaaaataaacaataataaatctttctttacacTGGTAATATTACCCTCCCCCTTCTTTATTGATTacgtcattcattatttcaactctttcgAAAGTTTAAATTAGATCATTGTCATTTCTCTTTAATTCATAATTGACTGATCTCAATTCATATCATTCTTTATTACCATCAATCATATAGCAACTGACGttcaattgagtttgttcacatttgatTCGGTTAAATCATTTTGTTAACTGATTAACGAACTGAGTCAtccgtacaacaacaacaacaacaacttatctatatcattgtatcttaATTATTGTTGcaaatgtatgaacatgtatgcttgagcattgcttactgcctacgcatctattcacgctgctagccttactactaaccgcttaattgattcgatgattcattcatttcactttatatatatatatatatatatatgtatgatattcatgttcattgctctCTCTCGCTTACTCGTACTCATATTCGCTGACTTActcgcttgcctgtttgcctTTCGGTACAATTCTTCTATGCTTCTTTAACGcatctgtaattttggatatctgtgtgtggtcccataataaacGTAATGAATATTTCGTATTCGCCttttgattaatataccgttgaggcgttatctagtgacggttatcaagacgaactgtatacgaagtttaaggattatattgaataccgttCACCCcataatctattttcagttacctcaataaataatcatttaatgtttgttaacttcaTGATTTCTAattactatttcaatgttctggaactttccctcgcaaactttatttatccgaaACAAAATGTTTTTCTGACTTTgttaactctatcggaatcttcgtTACATCATGTAACGCATATTCATCTTTAACCACCCTTTTATGTATAAACATGTCAGTATATGTACTAACgttgattttaaatattatgggttgtaagcagctaatgagaacctaacgaaatgaGATGAATCCAGTCATTACTCTGCACCAATCTTCCTTATTGCTCTCATTAATGTAATAAAGGAAATTATATGCATGAAATGTACCTTTGTGTTTGATTTAGTGATACTTCACTAGTTGCAAGACCCCAGTTGCTAAAAATTGAACCAGATTGCATTATTGCATTGTTATAATATGAATGAGACCATGGACTGACGACATGTGTACTCACGCTTACAGCTCCAGCTGATTCACCAAAAAGAGTGATACGATGTGAATCACCACCGAAATTTTCAATATGATTTTTAATCCATTTCATAGCTAAACGTTGATCCCAAAGACCCATATTACCTGGTGcctaaaatgagaaaaaaagtttaaaaattCATGAATAACAATatctaataagtagtatattttggAGTAAATTTGATTTAAAATGCCAAATTTAAATTCAAACAGATAAacttttcaatggttgagatcatgagacaattgaagctagaccaccatggaaaacttgaaagcactggacggccgtttcgtcctatggttggactcctcagtagcAACTAtgccgcctcgcgagattcaaacccaggacctatcagtctcgtgagcAAGCTCTTAACCACTAGGTCACTTTTGATTCAGGAATATTTCTATaacttttttttttattaaactcCAATCATTCCGTTGAATGATATTATTCTTGATCATTTGAAAGTTGACAACTTCTTTCTTCCTATATTAGTCATGTATTATGATTGCATGTTATATGtaaagaaagaataaaatatttcctaCTGAATTGCAATGAAAGTATCAGGTATTCTTAAACAATAGTACACAACTCCGAAGtaaaataattagttttcaTTGTGAAATACGAATTATCTGGAACTGAATATCTTTTAAAGAATCTTAATAAATACTgaagataagatggtggttggaggtagtcaacaagaagtCCTAGACCTCGGTAGCAAGGtgcacctgtaatcttgagggaactggtgctccgtGACGGACTCGATCCCGT
This window encodes:
- the ACE1 gene encoding copper-binding transcription factor (EggNog:ENOG410V55F~COG:T~MEROPS:MER0033198) is translated as MSLGIMKNMNYYLITSFILLNNGLSFKTNTIDNVNNIHLQSSIENTMINNNNSNLVHTDLHNDKTITCLSDNPIVHTSVGIYCGLREIVHWPNGPASMVDVYYGIRYAQSPTGSLRFKKPVEPIPEPKKIFMADKLPSTCPQPKDTMFQNSAAARMWVPNTPMSEDCLFLNIWVPLKESNSSHSNSKEKLAVMLWIYGGSFYMGTATLSVYDARFLAARQNVIVASMNYRLGSFGFLYMNTEEAPGNMGLWDQRLAMKWIKNHIENFGGDSHRITLFGESAGAVSVSTHVVSPWSHSYYNNAIMQSGSIFSNWGLATSEVSLNQTQRLAKILGCGYRSSMDQIKCLRSKSITEILDAHDTMYDPASYFSVPFPPVLDNNFFPYENSQSFRQLKYLKPSGALMFGINKNEGSYFLLYAFVSNSKWMKNLTDLPITNRMDYLRCLRQVLDLDDDDRPEFTEPLIRYTDFEYQTYQQLPTLESWTERLEEISSDRSFKCPTINMATAVTNDYRIPGRRRAHTLPVYFYEFQHRTLSLPMPKWTGTMHGYEIEYVFGIPFSPQFQASFYRFTDEERQLSDIMMTYWANFARTGDPNILPDGRHVTDNVNPEGPDEITGGELEDSLNHKQGRKNPFIGWPEFRNSTKAYIVFRSAPANLLVSTRPRHRQCLFWRRWYPALLQQVERNRQHCLGV